A genomic segment from Sphingopyxis sp. DBS4 encodes:
- a CDS encoding response regulator transcription factor encodes MTATIALVDDDRNILQSLSIALQAEGFVTRVYSDGEAALKPLIDNPPDLAVFDVKMPRMDGLELLRRLREKSQLPVIFLTSKDDEIDEALGLAMGADDYIAKPFSQRLVIARIRAILRRVELNRAPPSENDEPVADPITRGRLRMDPARHKVSWDGKDVTLTVTEFLILETLASRPGIVRSRNQLMDAAYQDDVYIDDRTIDSHIKRLRRKFREVDPDFDAIATLYGAGYRFSDDG; translated from the coding sequence ATGACGGCAACCATCGCGCTGGTCGACGACGACCGCAACATCCTGCAATCCCTGTCGATCGCGCTGCAGGCCGAGGGATTCGTCACGCGCGTCTATTCGGACGGCGAGGCGGCCCTGAAGCCGCTGATCGACAATCCGCCCGACCTCGCCGTGTTCGACGTCAAGATGCCGCGCATGGACGGGCTCGAACTGCTGCGGCGCCTCCGCGAGAAAAGCCAGCTTCCGGTCATTTTCCTGACCAGCAAGGACGACGAGATCGACGAGGCGCTCGGTCTCGCGATGGGCGCCGACGATTATATCGCCAAACCCTTCTCGCAGCGGCTGGTGATCGCGCGCATCCGCGCGATCCTGCGCCGCGTCGAACTCAACCGCGCGCCGCCGAGCGAGAATGACGAGCCCGTCGCCGACCCGATCACGCGCGGTCGCCTGCGCATGGACCCGGCGCGCCACAAGGTGAGCTGGGACGGCAAGGACGTCACGCTGACCGTCACCGAATTCCTGATCCTCGAAACGCTTGCGAGCCGCCCCGGCATCGTGCGCAGCCGCAACCAACTGATGGACGCGGCCTATCAGGACGACGTCTATATCGACGACCGCACGATCGATAGCCACATCAAGCGCCTGAGGCGCAAGTTCCGCGAAGTCGACCCCGATTTCGACGCGATCGCGACTCTCTATGGCGCCGGATACCGCTTCTCCGATGACGGCTGA
- a CDS encoding phosphoenolpyruvate carboxykinase, giving the protein MTKIAIGTDTVETKADVAENWGTARLVEDALRHGEGLLAKDGPLVVETGKHTGRSAKDKFIVQDDETRDTIWWGKTNVAMTPDHFAALKADFLAHLAGRERLYRQQLFGGSQPEHRVQVQVVTELAWHSQFIRTLLVRPTAEELAAFAAEYTIIDLPSFRADPAKHGTRTETVVAVNFAEKLVLIGGTAYAGEMKKSVFGILNYLLPVDGVMPMHCSANIGPKGDTAVFFGLSGTGKTTLSADASRTLIGDDEHGWSDTAVFNFEGGCYAKMIRLSEEAEPEIYATTRRFGTVLENVVIDPATRTLDLDDNSLAENTRGAYPIDFIPNASEANMGPVPRTVIMLTADAFGVLPPIAKLTPDQAMYHFLSGYTAKVAGTEIGVTEPEATFSTCFGAPFMPRHPSVYGNLLKERIAKGGVQCWLVNTGWTGGMATMDGIKRMPIKATRALLNAALDGSLNDVEFRKDPNFGFLVPVAVPSVDTALLDPREAWADKAAYDRTAEALVQQFIDNFAQFADHVDEGVRQAAPQAPVAA; this is encoded by the coding sequence ATGACCAAGATTGCGATCGGCACCGACACCGTCGAGACGAAGGCGGATGTGGCCGAAAACTGGGGCACGGCGCGGCTCGTGGAGGATGCGCTTCGCCATGGCGAAGGCCTGCTCGCCAAGGATGGCCCGCTCGTCGTCGAAACCGGCAAGCACACCGGGCGCAGCGCCAAGGACAAGTTCATCGTCCAGGACGATGAAACGCGCGATACCATCTGGTGGGGCAAGACCAATGTCGCGATGACCCCCGATCATTTCGCGGCGCTGAAGGCCGATTTCCTTGCGCATCTCGCGGGCCGCGAACGCCTCTATCGCCAGCAGCTCTTCGGCGGCTCGCAGCCCGAGCATCGCGTCCAGGTTCAGGTCGTTACCGAACTCGCCTGGCACAGCCAGTTCATCCGCACGCTGCTGGTGCGTCCGACCGCTGAGGAACTGGCGGCGTTCGCGGCCGAATATACGATCATCGACCTGCCGAGCTTCCGCGCCGATCCCGCGAAGCATGGCACGCGCACCGAAACCGTCGTCGCGGTCAACTTCGCCGAAAAGCTCGTGCTGATCGGCGGCACCGCCTATGCCGGCGAGATGAAGAAGTCGGTGTTCGGCATCCTCAACTATCTTCTGCCCGTCGACGGCGTGATGCCGATGCACTGTTCGGCGAACATCGGGCCGAAGGGCGACACCGCGGTCTTCTTCGGCCTGTCGGGCACGGGCAAGACGACGCTGTCTGCCGACGCCTCGCGCACGCTGATCGGCGACGACGAGCATGGCTGGTCGGACACCGCGGTCTTCAATTTCGAGGGCGGCTGCTACGCCAAGATGATCCGTCTGTCGGAAGAGGCCGAGCCTGAAATTTACGCGACCACCCGCCGCTTCGGCACGGTGCTCGAAAATGTCGTGATCGACCCCGCGACGCGCACCCTCGACCTCGACGACAACAGCCTCGCCGAAAATACCCGCGGCGCCTATCCGATCGATTTCATCCCGAACGCGTCGGAAGCGAATATGGGGCCGGTGCCGCGCACGGTGATCATGCTGACCGCCGATGCCTTCGGCGTGCTGCCGCCGATCGCCAAGTTGACTCCCGATCAGGCCATGTATCATTTCCTGTCGGGCTACACCGCGAAGGTCGCGGGGACCGAGATTGGCGTGACCGAGCCCGAAGCGACTTTCTCGACCTGCTTCGGCGCGCCCTTCATGCCGCGTCATCCGTCGGTCTACGGCAATCTGCTCAAGGAGCGCATCGCCAAAGGCGGCGTCCAGTGCTGGCTCGTCAACACCGGCTGGACCGGCGGCATGGCGACGATGGACGGGATCAAGCGGATGCCGATCAAGGCCACGCGCGCTTTGCTCAATGCCGCGCTCGACGGCAGCCTGAACGATGTTGAATTCCGCAAGGATCCGAATTTCGGCTTCCTCGTTCCGGTCGCGGTGCCGAGCGTCGACACGGCGCTGCTCGACCCGCGCGAAGCGTGGGCCGACAAGGCCGCCTATGACCGCACCGCCGAGGCGCTGGTGCAGCAATTCATCGACAATTTCGCGCAATTCGCGGACCATGTCGATGAAGGCGTCCGGCAGGCCGCGCCGCAGGCGCCCGTCGCCGCATAA